The proteins below are encoded in one region of Amycolatopsis acidiphila:
- a CDS encoding ABC transporter permease, whose translation MTAAVLAPPRYISPAKAAQHGLSLAWRGILKIRKNPEQLIDVTIQPILFLVMFVYLFGGAISGSTGAYLQTLTPGLMVQNTIMASLSAGVALNTDVSKGVFDRFRSMPIARSAPLVGAVLADIVRYLVAIVVLLAMAMIMGFRVHTNPLAAIGGAALMVVAGLCFCWIAVFVGMLVQNPGSVQGIMIAFIFPLTFGSNVFVPSGTMPGWLHAWSDISPVSLLADTMRGLLVGGDVGGPLLGALAWMAGVVVVFFPLAMRAYRRRVG comes from the coding sequence ATGACCGCCGCGGTTCTCGCGCCGCCGCGCTACATCAGCCCGGCCAAGGCGGCGCAACACGGTCTCTCGCTCGCCTGGCGCGGCATCCTGAAGATCCGCAAGAACCCCGAGCAGCTGATCGACGTGACCATCCAGCCGATCCTGTTCCTCGTCATGTTCGTGTACCTGTTCGGTGGCGCGATCTCCGGCAGCACCGGCGCGTACCTGCAGACCCTGACACCGGGTCTGATGGTGCAGAACACGATCATGGCGAGCCTGTCCGCCGGGGTCGCGCTCAACACCGACGTCAGCAAGGGCGTCTTCGACCGGTTCCGCAGCATGCCGATCGCCCGGTCCGCACCGCTGGTGGGCGCGGTGCTCGCGGACATCGTGCGGTACCTGGTGGCGATCGTGGTGCTGCTGGCGATGGCGATGATCATGGGCTTCCGCGTCCACACCAACCCGCTGGCGGCCATCGGCGGCGCCGCGCTGATGGTGGTGGCGGGGCTGTGCTTCTGCTGGATCGCGGTGTTCGTCGGAATGCTCGTGCAGAACCCCGGCTCGGTGCAGGGCATCATGATCGCCTTCATCTTCCCGCTCACCTTCGGCAGCAACGTGTTCGTGCCGAGCGGCACGATGCCCGGCTGGCTGCACGCGTGGTCCGACATCAGCCCGGTGAGCCTGCTCGCCGACACGATGCGCGGCCTGCTGGTCGGCGGCGATGTCGGCGGGCCGTTGCTGGGCGCACTGGCCTGGATGGCCGGCGTGGTCGTGGTGTTCTTCCCGCTCGCGATGCGCGCCTACCGGCGCCGCGTGGGCTGA